A stretch of the Acyrthosiphon pisum isolate AL4f chromosome A2, pea_aphid_22Mar2018_4r6ur, whole genome shotgun sequence genome encodes the following:
- the LOC100168818 gene encoding NFX1-type zinc finger-containing protein 1, with the protein MLTSVSHVDMDDYRRIPLYPTLEDITDGPPSLCANHVNRPYKNCDEYLNNFFRLMREDFVSVIRDTLKSYQRGLDIHTMWYYANVKIEPKRNSSVTMFFRFDTPSHAKALNYEDSKRFKNGALLLLSKDTFITFSLGIITDTFRLNKGIVGVDVVDFEEVNKWISIDLLEPQVFYEPYRYVLGVFQDLCETNFPMKNYIIHGLKEISYPSYLASNSIYTINGITFDILQNDQWPSAEILNMDINQYEAFKGALTKEFVMIQGPPGTGKTYIGLEILKIIIENMYDTNKIKHPIMVVCMTNHALDQFLEGIWKITRNISRFGRGTKSDILVNYIPNMSVARKDECANIYVDAKRNVKTSIQKENEHLYNIKEVDRNEGVVDLSLLIQVLDESGFNTWFQDSYDLLAWLLHDISAVNGINPIDFIKKDKLLASQLSKSNKNEAKKKVYFITLKSIKLYCTRIQCQLNDMSHNQKDDEVPKKQDLEHAFKIMKTVEDYLVKHLKLYKSRSENYKNQNNRDLLEKRDRWLLYYNWVRLYLTKEYNSIEKMKDTTRQCRRDMNKFKSIGFLKPVQNKYVIGMTTTAAAKNRYLLKNLKCPIVIIEEAAEVLEPHIVASLSEYCEHVILIGDHKQLRPQTANRIIGKKYRLDISLFERMVNNEIPSYVLAEQHRMRPEIAGLVAPTIYPYLRNHASVMERPHVKGVGMDIFCITHNVHEEKNYELSSFVNSVEANYLVALANYLLKQGYYPEDVTIMAMYNAQVIYITNLINSPPFEHLANIRVSSVDAYQGEENEIVLLSLVRSNNNNSIGFLKTNNRVCVALSRARLGFYMAGDLKLLARASKLWNSIKTYLCSLNALGPKLLLKCQIHNKVIGSASSGLDFEKFTGCQLKCNVKLSCGHLCKELCHIEDSGHLMVKCSNVCNRKCPRDHLCSKMCHEECSCQEMINEITNCGSTMAEERLSSMAIFSIETEIASKLDYEEVIDKFADTKARKISL; encoded by the exons ATGTTAACATCTGTAAGTCATGTGGACATGGACGACTATAGACGTATTCCACTTTACCCCACACTAGAAGATATAACCGATGGACCGCCTTCATTGTGTGCAAATCATGTTAATCGTCCATATAAAAATTGTGATGAAtacttaaataacttttttcgcCTCATGCGAGAAGATTTTGTTTCAGTAATTAGGGATACTTTAAAAAGTTACCAACGAGGATTAGATATACATACTATGTGGTACTATGCCAATGTGAAAATTGAACCAAAAAGAAATTCATCTGTAACAATGTTTTTTAGATTTGATACACCTAGTCATGCTAAGGCTTTAAACTATGAAGATAGTAAACGATTTAAAAATGGTGCTTTGTTGTTACTTTCAAaagatacatttattacattcaGCTTGGGAATTATAACTGATACATTTAGATTAAATAAAGGCATTGTTGGTGTTGATGTTGTTGATTTTGAAGAAGTAAATAAATGGATATCAATTGACTTATTAGAACCGCAGGTTTTTTACGAACCTTACAGATATGTTCTGGGAGTATTCCAAGACTTGTGTGAAACAAATTTCCCAATgaagaattatattattcatggtCTAAAAGAAATATCCTATCCTAGTTATTTAGCAAGCAATTCTATTTACACTATTAATGGGATTACATTTGATATTCTTCAAAATGACCAATGGCCATCagctgaaatattaaatatggatATCAATCAATATGAAGCATTTAAAGGGGCTTTAACTAAAGAATTTGTTATGATACAAGGACCGCCTGGAACTGGTAAGACTTATATTGGATTAGAAATTTTGaagattattattgaaaatatgtacgatacaaacaaaatcaagcATCCTATTATGGTTGTCTGTATGACAAATCATGCCTTAGATCAATTTCTTGAGGGTATATGGAAAATAACAAGAAATATTTCAAGATTTGGACGTGGTACTAAAAGTGATATTTTAGTGAACTATATTCCAAATATGAGTGTAGCTCGCAAGGATGAATGTGCTAACATATATGTGGATGCCAAACGAAATGTAAAAACTTCAATACAAAAGGAAAATGagcatctatataatattaaagaagttGATCGAAATGAAGGTGTGGTTGATTTGTCTTTACTTATACAAGTACTTGACGAAAGTGGTTTTAATACATGGTTTCAAGATTCATATGATTTACTTGCGtggttattacatgatattTCTGCTGTTAATGGTATAAATCCCATAgactttataaaaaaagataaattactTGCTTCTCagttatcaaaatcaaataaaaatgaagcaaaaaaaaaagtatattttataactctaaaaagtataaaattgtattgtacccGAATTCAATGTCAATTAAATGATATGAGTCATAATCAAAAAGATGATGAAGTTCCTAAAAAGCAAGATTTAGAACATGCATTCAAAATAATGAAGACTGTAGAAGATTACTtagtcaaacatttaaaattgtacaagtCTAGATCTGAgaattataaaaaccaaaataaccgTGATTTATTAGAAAAGAGAGATCGAtggttattgtattataattgggTTCGTTTGTACTTAACAAaagaatataatagtattgaaaaaatgAAAGATACTACTCGTCAATGTAGACGAGATATGAACAAGTTTAAATCAATTGGATTTTTGAAaccagttcaaaataaatatgtgattGGTATGACAACAACTGCCGCTgctaaaaatagatatttgctaaaaaatcttaaatgcccaattg TTATAATTGAAGAAGCAGCAGAGGTTCTAGAACCTCATATTGTGGCATCATTGTCTGAATATTGTGAACATGTTATTCTCATTG gtGATCATAAACAATTGCGTCCTCAAACCGCTAATCGTATCATAGGCAAAAAATATCGACTTGACATTTCATTGTTTGAACGTATGGTAAATAATGAAATTCCATCATATGTATTAGCTGAACAACACCGTATGCGACCAGAAATTGCAGGCTTGGTTGCACCAACTATTTATCCATATTTAAGAAACCATGCATCTGTAATGGAACGGCCACATGTTAAAGGAGTTGGAATGGATATATTTTGCATAACTCACAATGTTCATGAAGAAAAA aattatgaGTTATCCAGTTTCGTAAATAGCGTTGAGGCAAACTATTTGGTTGCATTGGCAAATTATCTATTAAAGCAAGGATATTATCCAGAAGATGTAACTATTATGGCAATGTATAATGCTCAAGTCATATACATTACTAAT TTGATTAATTCACCACCTTTTGAACATTTGGCAAACATTAGAGTTTCTTCAGTAGATGCCTATCAAGGTGAAgaaaatgaaattgttttattgtcaTTAGTTCGTagtaataacaacaatagtATTGGATTTTTGAAGACCAATAATAGAGTTTGTGTTGCGTTATCAAGAGCTAGATTGGGATTTTATATGGCTGGTGATTTGAAATTACTTGCTAGAGCCAGCAAATTGTGGAATAGTATTAAAACATACTTATGCAGTTTGAATGCATTGG gtccAAAATTATTGTTGAAGTGTCAAATTCATAACAAAGTTATAGGAAGTGCATCAAGTGGtttagattttgaaaaatttactggatgtcaattaaaatgtaatgttaaacTTTCTTGTGGACATTTATGTAAGGAATTATGTCATATTGAAGATAGTGGCCATTTAATGGTTAAGTGTTCTAATGTCTGTAATAG gAAATGCCCTAGAGATCATCTATGCAGTAAAATGTGCCATGAAGAGTGTTCATGTCAAGAGATGATTAATGAAATTACCAATTGTGG ATCAACCATGGCAGAAGAGAGATTATCAAGCATGGCCATATTTTCCATAGAAACCGAAATCGCTAGTAAATTGGATTACGAAGAAGTTATTGACAAATTTGCCGACACAAAAGCCAGGAAAATAtcgttataa